The segment GTGTTCACCCTGGCTAATGAATATCTCAGGATCATGTACATTGGTGGCATCTTTTTCATGATTGGCATGGGTCTTGATCCACTGGTTCGCAATGATGGCAGGCCAATGTTCGCAATGAAAATGGCATTGGTATCTGCGGTGACGAATATCGTCCTTGACTACCTGTTTGTCATGCGCTGGGAACTTGGAATGCAGGGTGCGGCTTTTGCAACAGTTATTGCTTTTGCAGTATCTGCAATAGTTTTCACTGCATATTTTTTCAGCAGTCATGCAAGGCTCAGGTTGCACCTGTCTGATATAAGTCCTGACTTGAAAATAATTTCCGGGATATTGAAGGCGGGTTTCCCTTCGTTTGTGATGCAGATGTCACTTGCGATACTGGTAATGAGCTATAATTTCATGCTCCTTAAGTATGGTTCAGAGATTGCTGTGTCCTCTTATGGTGTCATCGAGTACTCGTTCTCGATATTCTATATGATATTTGAGGGTGTATCAGCAGGTGTACAGCCGATCATTGGTTTCAACTATGGCGCAAAACTATACGGCAGGGTTTACACTGCAGTAAGAATGGCAATAGGATCCTGTCTGGCTGTAGGTATCCTCGGATTTGTAATAATGTCAACTTTCCCGGAGACCATCATTCAGCTCTTTAACAGGAACGACCCTGAACTTCTGGTAACCGCAGTTGAAGGTATGAGGATATTCATGTTCGGCCTTATGGCAGAAGGTGTCATCATTTCAGCAGGAGTGTACTTTCAGTCAGTGAACAAGGTAAGATCTTCTCTGTTCATCCACTTTGGCAAGTTCATTGTTTTCGTCCTGCCTCTGCTGGTGATACTGCCAATGTATTATGGCCTTACTGGTGTCTGGATGGCAAATCCTCTCGGACAATACATGATGTTTGTCTTCGTGGCATTCATGCTTGTAAAAGAAAGAAAATTCCTGTTGCATCCTCCGGTTAGTAGTGCAGCAAATTAAACGATTGTAGGGTCGGTGTGGCTTTAATGCCACATCTTCCCATTGCATAAGATTAAATACAAAAAATGAGTTTACAGATTGTTTCTGTTTGCGGGGGTTGCCCAGCCAGGCCAAAGGCGCAGGGCTTAGGACTTTGTTTAAAGGGCTTCGCAATATTCCAGAAACGATTACAAAATAAAAGGCATAACGTTAATATGCAAAAGAACAGTTAACCATATCTCCCAATGCGAGGGTTGCCCAGCCAGGCCAAAGGCGATGGGCTTAGGACCCATTCTCGTAGGAGTTCGTGCGTTCGAATCGCACCCCTCGCACTACTTTTAACAGGTATCTGTTTGGTCATGTCGTTTTTCCCCGCGGTGTGTCTTGTTTAATATATGGCCCCTAATTCCTCAGTTTCATCTCCTGGGGTATATTTGGTTATTCTGCAGCCAGGAATCCTCTCTTCGGCCAACTTGGCCATGCTGTACGCCTGGTCCGGGGTGTATCCTTCAATCTGATTACGGCTGGCTAGGGTGTTCAGTTGTTCCTCAAATTGTGGTGGCGTGGCTTCCCACATCCCATCTGGCCTAGTCTTCCCTTCCCAGCCCCCACATTTTACCGTTGCTTTGCTTTCCATGCTAACAACGCACTATTTTAGGGGTATTCTTCCAGGATTTCGGTCTGGTTATTCTCGGTCATGTTGTTGTGTCCTCCACAGGTCATTTCCTATCGGTGATCGTGTCCCAGACTTTTTGTGCTTTCTTCCGGTCCTCGTCTGTGATGGGGCCCGGGTTGTCGTATATTTGACCTTCCACAATCTCGGCAACGAACCGAGACTGGAGTGGGTTCTTTTTCTCATTGCTCATGGTGTTCTTACAATTATTAGGGCTACTTCCTAGCAATATATGTCATGGAATCGATGGTTTTGTATAACTGTTGCAAATGCATATGACTTAAATCGACAAAGCTTGTAGTCAAAAAGAAACGAATCATATCATTGCAGGGAGTTTTCATCGTCTATTTCTAGCGATAAATACAAAAGCAACAATTATCTATGGTTTTTGTCCGTGTCCCTCACAGCCAGTATCAATTGAGCCTTTTTTAAAAGTTCTTCGCCATCATTATACAACACTTCATCAACGCACCACCGGAGAGCTTCAGAATCATTATATCCGTATATTACTTTTAACGAATCAAGTAACCTAATTTGCTCTTTGTTCAATTTTGTAGATTTGATTTTAATCAGTTCAGATGTTTTTGTTGTTGTGTGAACTTTACTTTCATTATATTCCATTGTTTATTCCATCCTTTTATTTCAATAAATTCTTGACATTCACACACACAAAATGCCGAATAATGTTGGATACGTTTATAGGTTACACTTCAAAATTGAACTTCTCCTTATATATATACAACGCAGAATTTTCTGTGGGTGTATGTTTGTAGTCTATTATATTGACATTTCCTTATTCAGAAGCAAAATGAGGATGAAGATTGCTTATAGCCTAAAAAAAGAAAAATGGTTTCAAGTATCTTTGGTGCTTGATTCACATAATCCAATGTTAGAAGTGCTATTGTTGAACCAGAAACTAAAGAATTCATAATATGCTTGGATTCAAATAAAAAAGGAACAGACTCTAACACGATAGCTGATCTGGGTGTAAGAAAGTTATTGATATATTAATAAGTCTGATTCGAAATCCTCTTTTACTGAATCTTTAATTTCTTCAGTTAATGTAAGTAATCTATTGAAACATTGAACTATCCCAAGAGATTCATTATAACCAAATTTTTTGTCGGTGGCATCATTATATCGTGTACTATTCCAATGTGGATAAGTTACCAGAGAAAGTGGATATAATAATGGTACGTATTTGAAGTGACTATTTTTAAGAAAGGTATCAACGTTTTCAAGCTTGCTATTTATTAGCTTTATAACATCTGTCCATTGTTCAGAGTCATCATTTTCTAATTCTTGTTTGATGTCTTCTAGGAAGTCTAGTGTAAGATTTTCTATTGACTCAGTCATTTTTGAACTGGATATTGTTTCACTATATTTTTCGTATAAGCTCAACATACTATCAATATCCTCTGAGGATATTGTTGCTAACAGATCAGAGCTTTTCTTGAATTCTTTGGTATATCGATTATACTCAAATATTTTAGGATCAAAACAATCGTAATCAAGCACACCCTCATGTTTTAGAATATTATTTAGAGACAAGAAAAAGCCCCTATGATTGTTAAGAGCTTTTAAGAACACAGCAGGGGATATATGCCCTGGTTTCCTAGCTTCAGTTTGACTAATCTGAAAACTTCCTACTGCATATGCTTTTGAGACCTTTTCAACAGCTTGTTGCAAATGATAAACTGCTTGAGAATATAGCGGAACCGAATACAAGACATTTGCAGCAACTATGTCTTCTTCAGATTTTTTAATTAATCCCAATGAATAATCCAGCATTTTTCTTTTTTCTTCACCAGATAGGTTCAATCCCCATATATCAAAGATACCAGTATCTTCAGGATCAAGATTTTCTATAAAATATTGGATGCGATCTACCTTCATGAAATCCCCACGTTCTTTTTACGTCCAATATATAAAAATTTTGAGTATTACAATGATTTTTATCAAAGCTAATCTATTCTCTCAGTTCAAAATAAATTGGTTGAAAGACATTGCATCAATAGATCCAGCTATCATGGGTTACCGCCAATTGATTTAGTTTGTCCCGAAGAATTGCCATAGTCCAATGAATACAGTTCATTTTTAGTAGTAAACAGTTTAAACTCAGGCAGCTACGGGAGGTGTGCTTGCTACTGACTGCTCCCATATGTGTTGATAGACATGTACTGCAACTTCGTTTTTTTCTTCCTCTGTGAATGGAGGGGTTGGCAATAGTTCGTACAATTTGTCCAGAACCAGTACTTCCACTTCTGCTTGTGTCTGTTCTTTGGCAGTCCATCCTTGGAGGGGATCGATATGTTCATGAATGGATGCAAGCAAATCCTTACTAGCCTGTTTTATCGTTTCCAGTTCCTTACTGCTCAATTTGTCCTTCTTCAATAGGTCGAAGATAGCAAGCTCTTCCTCACTTAAACCTTCATTGATGGCACGGTGAGCTTCATTATCCAAACTGTTTACCAGTTCTATCAACCTTGCAAATGTATCTTCGATGGTGACACGATCTTTCTCGTTGTTGTAGTCAGCTATTATCTCGGAATATTTCTTGTAGTAATCCATCCTCTGTGGATTTTGTTTGAGCATGAGTGCAAGCTTTTCTTCAACCAAATCCCGGATATCTTTTATAACGAGAGTTTTGTGAGTAACCTTTTTGGCGAATTCGTCTCTGAGCTTTTCCAGGTCTATCTTGCTCAAATCAAAAGTTATTGATTCATTGGAATCGGTGCCTGGACTCTGTGTGCTTATTGCTTCGTTGACGATTTTATGAAGTTCCTTTATGAGGTCTGTGACATCAGAATTGTCACGGCGTTCCTGAAGTTTCTTATATATAGCTTCTATGTTGTCATGCTGTATGGCATATTTGTAGACTGATTTTTCCATGATTAATGACTTAAAACGGATGAATACCTGACGTG is part of the Methanococcoides methylutens MM1 genome and harbors:
- a CDS encoding MATE family efflux transporter, with translation MSEEELAVESVGKLFRKFTLPAVAGFIIGGIQIIIDGLFIGNGVGSLGLASVTLTYPLLIVMMSIALMAGIGCATLVALELGKGDRVRAHRVASDLLPIMVVIGAIFAIVGAFFTEPLLNFIGAKGEVFTLANEYLRIMYIGGIFFMIGMGLDPLVRNDGRPMFAMKMALVSAVTNIVLDYLFVMRWELGMQGAAFATVIAFAVSAIVFTAYFFSSHARLRLHLSDISPDLKIISGILKAGFPSFVMQMSLAILVMSYNFMLLKYGSEIAVSSYGVIEYSFSIFYMIFEGVSAGVQPIIGFNYGAKLYGRVYTAVRMAIGSCLAVGILGFVIMSTFPETIIQLFNRNDPELLVTAVEGMRIFMFGLMAEGVIISAGVYFQSVNKVRSSLFIHFGKFIVFVLPLLVILPMYYGLTGVWMANPLGQYMMFVFVAFMLVKERKFLLHPPVSSAAN
- a CDS encoding HEPN domain-containing protein; the encoded protein is MKVDRIQYFIENLDPEDTGIFDIWGLNLSGEEKRKMLDYSLGLIKKSEEDIVAANVLYSVPLYSQAVYHLQQAVEKVSKAYAVGSFQISQTEARKPGHISPAVFLKALNNHRGFFLSLNNILKHEGVLDYDCFDPKIFEYNRYTKEFKKSSDLLATISSEDIDSMLSLYEKYSETISSSKMTESIENLTLDFLEDIKQELENDDSEQWTDVIKLINSKLENVDTFLKNSHFKYVPLLYPLSLVTYPHWNSTRYNDATDKKFGYNESLGIVQCFNRLLTLTEEIKDSVKEDFESDLLIYQ